The following proteins are co-located in the Marinomonas profundi genome:
- a CDS encoding amino acid ABC transporter substrate-binding protein gives MNKFTMALAATTTLLAANTYADDNVSTLSAVKDRGYVSCVIGNSFPGFYSLNKAGEWQGMDIDMCRGVASAVFGDASKVKFLPVQWAQSFTSIKSGKGDILSKGMTWTLSRDTQQGLDFLDTYFYDGQGFMVRKDLGVKSVKELKGATVCVLTGTSSELNIADYSRANNLDIRTVVFDDSSVRNTAFFNNNCDALTNDKSGLAAQRSAAPNPSDYVILPETISKEALSFAVKQNDSEWANVVKWTFAAMIAAEEFGVNSQNVEKMRADSQSPVIRRLLGVEGDLNNGLGLPQDWAYQVIKNVGNYGEVYERNVGPNSVLGLDREGTLNALWTHGGLMYAKSFR, from the coding sequence ATGAATAAATTTACTATGGCGTTAGCGGCAACCACAACGCTGCTGGCGGCAAACACTTATGCCGATGACAATGTTTCAACTTTGAGCGCGGTAAAAGATCGCGGTTATGTGAGTTGTGTGATCGGTAACTCTTTCCCAGGTTTTTATAGCTTAAACAAAGCAGGCGAATGGCAAGGCATGGACATTGATATGTGCCGAGGCGTGGCTTCTGCGGTGTTTGGTGATGCGTCTAAGGTGAAATTTTTACCGGTACAGTGGGCACAAAGTTTTACTTCTATTAAGAGTGGTAAAGGTGACATTTTATCAAAAGGCATGACCTGGACTTTGTCCCGTGATACGCAACAAGGCTTGGATTTCTTGGATACTTATTTTTATGACGGCCAAGGTTTTATGGTGCGTAAAGACTTGGGCGTGAAGTCGGTGAAAGAATTAAAAGGCGCAACGGTATGTGTTCTCACCGGTACGTCCAGTGAATTGAATATTGCCGATTACAGCCGTGCCAATAATTTGGACATCAGGACCGTAGTGTTTGATGACTCTTCTGTGCGTAACACTGCCTTCTTCAATAACAACTGCGATGCGTTAACCAATGATAAATCCGGCTTGGCGGCTCAACGTTCTGCTGCACCGAACCCAAGTGATTACGTGATTCTGCCTGAAACCATTTCCAAAGAAGCCTTGTCGTTCGCGGTAAAACAAAACGACAGTGAATGGGCGAACGTAGTGAAGTGGACCTTTGCCGCTATGATTGCGGCGGAAGAATTTGGGGTGAATTCTCAGAACGTGGAAAAAATGCGTGCCGACAGCCAAAGCCCAGTGATTCGCCGTTTGCTAGGGGTTGAAGGTGATTTGAATAATGGGCTAGGACTGCCACAGGATTGGGCTTATCAAGTAATTAAAAACGTCGGTAACTACGGTGAAGTGTACGAGCGTAACGTCGGGCCAAACAGCGTGTTGGGCTTGGATCGTGAAGGCACATTAAACGCCTTGTGGACCCATGGCGGCTTGATGTACGCGAAGTCTTTCCGCTAA